From the genome of Geminocystis herdmanii PCC 6308, one region includes:
- a CDS encoding WecB/TagA/CpsF family glycosyltransferase, whose amino-acid sequence MKTSAIFDLPVHLSDNYENWLINRIDNGKFTHVVTMNSEMAMMAQKNPDLAKAIKKADLVVPDGSGVIFYLKRRGQTQQRIAGIELSASMIEKLGKRGKDYPICFYGGAPGVTEKAAQVWLEKLPHANIIYNHGYLSESDLKLWCDSIEQIQPKLILVGLGVPRQELWIQNHRYLAPNAVWIGVGGSFDVWSGVKERAPKFFCDNHLEWLYRLYQEPQRWKRMLALPQFLLKAIF is encoded by the coding sequence ATGAAGACTTCCGCAATTTTTGACTTACCTGTTCATTTAAGCGATAATTACGAAAATTGGCTGATAAATCGTATTGATAATGGTAAGTTTACCCATGTTGTCACTATGAATTCAGAAATGGCAATGATGGCGCAAAAAAACCCAGATTTAGCTAAGGCTATCAAAAAAGCGGATTTAGTTGTCCCTGATGGTTCAGGGGTGATATTCTATTTAAAACGTAGAGGACAAACCCAACAAAGAATCGCAGGAATAGAATTATCCGCTTCTATGATAGAAAAGTTAGGTAAACGAGGAAAAGATTATCCTATCTGTTTTTATGGAGGTGCCCCCGGAGTTACGGAAAAAGCCGCACAAGTTTGGCTCGAAAAGTTGCCCCATGCCAATATTATCTATAATCATGGTTATCTTTCTGAGTCAGATTTGAAATTATGGTGTGACTCGATCGAACAAATACAACCTAAACTAATATTAGTAGGGTTAGGAGTACCAAGGCAGGAATTATGGATTCAAAATCATCGCTATCTTGCACCGAATGCGGTATGGATTGGAGTTGGCGGTAGTTTTGATGTGTGGAGTGGAGTCAAAGAAAGAGCGCCTAAATTTTTCTGCGATAATCATTTAGAATGGCTATACCGATTATATCAAGAACCTCAACGGTGGAAACGAATGTTAGCATTACCTCAATTTCTCCTCAAAGCAATTTTTTAA
- a CDS encoding GIY-YIG nuclease family protein produces MENNETKAQARQILDTIALTPFEQCLPLTRDFKAIPSRPGIYAIIHQKEGLLYIGKTQNLRRRFQGGHKAFLWAWLDKYKDEEVRIVLQSIPYWQNPALLLELEAIILRATEPPYNVKIPTE; encoded by the coding sequence ATGGAAAATAATGAAACAAAAGCTCAAGCTCGACAAATTCTTGATACAATTGCCTTAACTCCTTTTGAACAATGCCTACCTTTAACTCGTGACTTTAAAGCTATTCCGTCTCGCCCTGGTATATATGCAATTATTCATCAGAAAGAAGGATTACTTTATATCGGTAAAACCCAAAATTTACGCAGACGCTTTCAAGGTGGACATAAGGCTTTTTTATGGGCTTGGTTAGATAAATATAAAGATGAAGAAGTCCGTATAGTTTTACAATCTATTCCTTATTGGCAAAATCCTGCGTTATTATTAGAATTGGAGGCAATTATTCTTAGAGCAACTGAACCTCCTTATAATGTAAAAATTCCCACTGAATAG
- a CDS encoding DUF4351 domain-containing protein — protein MTEINANYDEPWKEAIGDYFNHFLDFFFPEVYNLIDWLKPITSLDKELQKITADSSDSKRLVDKLFQVCLKDEQEVWILVHIEVQSQYDSDFNQRMFIYHYRAFDLYRKPVISLAILGDEKEKWRPSNYGYDLGGCQLNLNFPTIKLLDYQEKWDELEANLNPFAMLVMAHLKTKITTSNLTEREQWKWYLIRSLYDKEYSKLEIVKLFKFIDAMMTLPSLLQQDLNKKIIKYEEEKIMPLVSPFEQMAEERGLEKGLQRGLQQRIDRDKELIIRQLTKKLGTINTQLQTQVKALNIDDLETLAEDLFDMDSIDDLQQWLSKF, from the coding sequence ATGACAGAAATAAACGCTAATTATGATGAACCTTGGAAGGAGGCCATCGGAGATTACTTCAATCATTTTTTAGACTTCTTTTTTCCAGAAGTATATAATCTCATTGACTGGTTAAAACCGATAACATCTTTAGATAAAGAATTACAGAAAATCACCGCCGATTCTTCGGATAGTAAAAGATTGGTGGATAAACTGTTTCAAGTATGTTTGAAAGATGAACAAGAAGTATGGATTTTAGTTCACATCGAAGTACAAAGTCAATATGATAGTGACTTTAATCAAAGAATGTTTATTTATCATTATCGTGCTTTTGACTTGTATCGAAAACCAGTAATTAGCCTTGCTATACTAGGGGATGAAAAAGAAAAATGGCGACCTTCCAATTATGGTTATGATTTAGGAGGATGTCAACTGAATCTGAATTTTCCCACGATAAAATTATTAGATTATCAAGAAAAATGGGATGAATTAGAAGCAAATTTAAACCCTTTTGCGATGCTAGTAATGGCACATTTAAAAACCAAAATAACCACCAGTAATTTAACAGAAAGAGAACAATGGAAATGGTATTTAATCAGAAGTTTATACGATAAAGAATACAGTAAATTAGAAATAGTAAAACTGTTTAAATTTATCGATGCAATGATGACTTTACCATCATTGTTACAGCAAGATTTGAACAAAAAAATTATTAAATACGAGGAGGAAAAAATTATGCCCTTAGTTAGCCCTTTTGAGCAAATGGCGGAAGAAAGAGGTTTAGAAAAAGGTTTACAAAGAGGTTTACAGCAAAGGATCGATCGAGATAAAGAATTAATTATTCGTCAATTAACCAAGAAATTGGGAACAATCAATACTCAGTTACAAACTCAAGTAAAAGCCTTAAATATTGATGATTTAGAAACATTAGCAGAGGATTTATTTGATATGGATTCGATCGACGATTTACAACAATGGTTAAGTAAGTTCTAA